A stretch of the Clostridiales bacterium genome encodes the following:
- a CDS encoding response regulator transcription factor — MRLLFAEDDRDLSAAVKALLERSGYVVDAVFDGAEAVDYAASENYDGIIMDWMMPEMDGVEALKRIRASGSNVPCMLLTARDAFEDRIAGLDAGADDYLPKPFNAGELMARVRAMLRRRENYVPDTLRFEDLTLDKGSCELSCGSRSVHLTGKSYQLMELFMENPRLLFSVQQLMDKVWGWDAEAEINVVWVNISQLRKKLAELGSGTEIRVHRGTGYSLEKKS; from the coding sequence ATGAGGCTGTTGTTTGCGGAGGATGACCGGGACCTGTCCGCGGCGGTCAAAGCGCTGCTGGAACGGTCCGGCTATGTGGTGGATGCCGTTTTCGACGGCGCCGAGGCGGTGGATTACGCCGCCTCGGAGAACTATGACGGTATTATCATGGACTGGATGATGCCTGAGATGGACGGAGTGGAAGCCCTGAAGAGGATCCGCGCCTCCGGGAGCAATGTGCCCTGTATGCTGCTCACCGCCCGGGACGCTTTTGAAGACCGGATTGCGGGGCTGGATGCCGGGGCGGATGATTACCTGCCGAAGCCCTTCAATGCCGGCGAACTGATGGCCCGTGTCCGGGCCATGCTGCGGCGCCGGGAAAACTATGTGCCGGATACCCTCCGCTTTGAGGATCTTACACTGGACAAAGGCAGCTGCGAACTTTCCTGCGGCAGCCGTTCCGTCCACCTGACCGGGAAATCATACCAGCTCATGGAGCTTTTCATGGAAAACCCGCGTCTCCTTTTCTCCGTCCAGCAGCTCATGGATAAGGTCTGGGGCTGGGATGCTGAGGCGGAAATCAATGTCGTATGGGTCAACATCTCCCAGCTGCGCAAAAAGCTGGCTGAGCTCGGTTCCGGAACAGAAATCCGGGTTCACCGCGGAACAGGCTACTCACTGGAGAAGAAATCATGA